The proteins below are encoded in one region of Buttiauxella gaviniae:
- a CDS encoding efflux RND transporter periplasmic adaptor subunit yields MTLLRTALIFSLVWFSAPTFAAETPAAQGSTNVRFLVLANRESPLSSVVPGRMAKINVQLGDTVTQGKVLASMDCSDLVARKNAAEAEYHAAQLRYEAKAKLQGLQSAAALEVGLAASEVNRTKGQVGIFDAQLAQCRFVAPFNGRVAKIYVREGQGIGAGAPVIDLVGSGTLRARLNVPSSWVAWLKIGSQLNASVGETGKQYPLTVTNISGKVDAVSQTIEIETRFPEKTDDVLPGMSGQAVAICPPNESRCLNSGAANS; encoded by the coding sequence ATGACTCTTTTGCGTACCGCCCTCATTTTCTCACTGGTCTGGTTTTCGGCACCCACTTTTGCCGCCGAAACGCCCGCCGCACAGGGAAGCACTAACGTGCGATTCCTGGTGCTCGCCAACCGCGAAAGCCCGCTTTCAAGCGTCGTGCCGGGACGAATGGCGAAAATTAACGTGCAACTGGGCGACACGGTTACCCAGGGAAAAGTGCTGGCAAGCATGGACTGTAGCGATTTGGTGGCGCGGAAAAATGCCGCCGAAGCGGAGTATCACGCCGCCCAACTGCGCTACGAAGCCAAAGCCAAACTGCAAGGTTTGCAGTCTGCCGCAGCGCTTGAAGTGGGTTTAGCCGCATCGGAAGTTAACCGCACCAAAGGCCAAGTGGGGATTTTTGACGCCCAACTGGCGCAGTGCCGCTTTGTGGCCCCGTTCAACGGGCGCGTGGCGAAAATCTATGTCAGAGAAGGCCAGGGCATTGGCGCCGGCGCGCCGGTGATTGACCTGGTAGGCAGCGGCACGTTGCGGGCGCGTTTGAACGTGCCTTCAAGCTGGGTGGCGTGGCTGAAAATTGGCTCTCAACTTAATGCATCCGTAGGTGAAACCGGCAAGCAATACCCGCTCACCGTGACGAATATTAGCGGCAAAGTCGACGCCGTCAGCCAGACCATCGAAATCGAAACCCGCTTCCCGGAAAAAACCGACGATGTGCTGCCGGGCATGAGTGGCCAGGCCGTTGCCATTTGCCCGCCGAATGAGAGCCGTTGCCTGAATAGCGGAGCCGCAAATTCGTGA
- a CDS encoding TolC family protein, with translation MEITTMNANVMVLAKKRGVPLVKPVAGLIAVLILAGCGTIKPEPLTQDEITARVNRDRTEMYRGQEALRGPLTLSDAMARALKYNLDYRLKMMETALSRSLLDVSQQDMLPKLMADAGYRWRDNDSGGTSVGIDDGVVSLRPSTSEEREHYLSSATFSWDVLDFGMSYFRAKQQADEVNIAEERRRKVLQNIVQEVRDAYWRALGAQRLLDETQPLAEQIAQALDKTREAEQAGILPPIEGLEYQRALLDGMTLLNQKRQQMELAKSELTALINLPPGTPLVLQDTPGPLAPAPTNIDKLEQMALERRPELREEDYKTRIDSYETKRQIASLFPNLNLFASINYDSNDYLYNSNWIESGVGVSMNLFKLLSIPSISTANDARAQTDDARRMALSMAVLTQVRVATERYKLASYDFQIAEQSAQVDQRLASISRAGSDNSLTSDLETLRTQARSIVSRFQEASSYAEAQAAYGRVLNSVGIDLLPDQVDKTDVASLSRQIQTSLRQQESSVFARTAGVVVEKHPIAVQITRLPSGISRGTVEQSVGRVIEANHLSLEPSPNSINLQMSFSSGSSSGTRKGIWTMRVKDATGAEVLTRQYTSYLPNETSTRSISALAEAATLSITSDLQRLAGATPVLSAAP, from the coding sequence ATGGAAATAACAACGATGAACGCAAACGTGATGGTGTTGGCAAAAAAACGTGGCGTGCCGTTAGTCAAACCTGTTGCTGGGTTGATAGCGGTACTGATTTTGGCAGGCTGCGGCACCATTAAACCGGAACCGCTCACCCAGGACGAAATTACCGCGCGAGTGAACCGCGACCGTACAGAGATGTACCGTGGGCAAGAGGCACTGCGCGGCCCCTTAACGCTGTCTGATGCGATGGCTCGCGCGCTGAAATACAACCTCGACTACCGTCTGAAAATGATGGAAACCGCGCTCTCCCGCAGCCTGCTGGATGTTTCGCAGCAAGATATGCTGCCAAAACTGATGGCGGATGCGGGCTATCGCTGGCGCGATAACGACTCAGGCGGCACCAGCGTCGGTATCGACGATGGCGTGGTGAGTTTGCGGCCTTCCACGTCTGAAGAGCGCGAGCACTATCTTTCCAGCGCCACCTTCTCCTGGGATGTGCTTGATTTCGGCATGAGCTACTTCCGCGCCAAACAGCAGGCCGACGAAGTCAATATTGCCGAAGAGCGCCGTCGCAAAGTGCTGCAAAACATCGTGCAGGAAGTGCGTGACGCCTACTGGCGTGCATTAGGCGCCCAGCGTTTGCTCGACGAAACCCAACCGCTCGCCGAACAAATTGCGCAGGCGCTGGATAAAACCCGTGAAGCCGAACAGGCCGGGATCCTGCCGCCAATCGAAGGGCTGGAATATCAACGCGCCCTGCTCGATGGGATGACGCTGCTGAACCAAAAACGTCAGCAAATGGAGCTGGCGAAAAGCGAGCTGACGGCGCTGATCAACCTGCCGCCGGGCACGCCGCTGGTGTTGCAGGACACGCCAGGGCCGCTGGCTCCGGCTCCGACCAACATCGATAAACTTGAGCAGATGGCGCTCGAACGCCGCCCGGAACTGCGCGAAGAAGATTACAAAACCCGTATCGACAGCTACGAAACCAAGCGCCAGATTGCGTCGCTATTCCCGAATCTGAATCTGTTCGCCAGCATCAACTACGACTCCAACGACTATCTCTACAACAGCAACTGGATTGAGAGCGGCGTGGGCGTCTCAATGAACCTGTTCAAACTGCTGAGTATTCCGTCGATTAGCACCGCGAACGACGCCCGCGCCCAAACCGATGACGCTCGCCGCATGGCGCTGAGCATGGCGGTTCTGACGCAGGTTCGTGTCGCCACCGAACGCTACAAACTGGCCTCCTATGACTTCCAGATTGCCGAACAATCCGCCCAGGTTGACCAGCGTCTGGCGAGCATTTCCCGCGCCGGATCGGACAACTCCCTGACCAGCGATCTGGAAACCTTGAGAACCCAGGCGCGGTCAATTGTTTCACGCTTCCAGGAAGCCTCATCGTATGCCGAAGCGCAGGCCGCTTACGGGCGCGTGCTGAACTCCGTGGGCATTGATTTGCTGCCGGATCAGGTCGACAAAACCGACGTTGCCAGCTTATCGCGACAAATCCAGACAAGTTTGCGCCAGCAAGAGAGCAGCGTGTTTGCCCGCACCGCAGGCGTCGTGGTGGAAAAACACCCAATAGCGGTGCAGATCACTCGCCTGCCGTCGGGCATTTCCCGTGGCACTGTTGAGCAGTCCGTGGGCCGCGTGATAGAGGCGAATCATCTGTCGCTTGAGCCGTCCCCGAACAGCATCAATCTGCAAATGAGCTTTAGCTCCGGCTCCAGCAGCGGCACCCGCAAAGGCATATGGACGATGCGCGTCAAAGACGCCACCGGCGCGGAAGTGTTAACGCGCCAGTACACCAGCTATTTGCCAAACGAAACCAGCACGCGGTCCATCAGCGCTCTCGCGGAAGCGGCAACGTTATCAATCACCAGTGATTTGCAGCGGCTTGCAGGGGCGACGCCGGTTTTGAGCGCGGCGCCGTAA
- a CDS encoding efflux RND transporter periplasmic adaptor subunit, whose product MTTSTAFYQLAARVEAISNSAELGFAICNETRQLVDYRQAALISLAPNNRAKLVAHSGLSDTDNNTPYALWLADVAKEIAPHCRALPPEARVLALSSAQLSEPLAHQWNEWLPPHVWVLPLTGADGEIHALWFLGRDEAWPTSLAPTTPEFTLLQLSGLYGYAWWALTARPSRFRQFWQRNTGRRLGYILLAVLLVLCIPVREYTLVPAEIISLQSEVIAAPDSGVIKRMMVLPNTNVVKGQVLATLDDTTLHNRLAVAQAELETTETTLHQASQQAIEDQQAKSELAMAEGKWREKKVEVESIKRDLDKLTIRAPGNGVFVYSDPDDWAGRPVQTGERIGLLADPNNLGIRAWAPVSESTNLNHGAPMKVFLKVAPLDSFTAKLDYAGYQTVEAPNGIASYLLRGTLEGKPDVARIGLQGTARVTGDWALLGYLLLRRPIATLRAGSGW is encoded by the coding sequence GTGACCACCAGTACAGCCTTCTACCAGCTTGCAGCCAGGGTAGAAGCGATAAGCAACTCCGCAGAGTTAGGCTTCGCTATTTGCAATGAAACGCGCCAACTGGTGGATTACCGCCAGGCGGCGCTGATCTCCCTCGCCCCTAATAATCGCGCAAAACTGGTCGCCCATTCCGGGCTCAGCGATACCGACAACAATACGCCGTATGCCCTGTGGCTTGCGGATGTCGCCAAAGAAATTGCCCCGCACTGCCGGGCATTGCCGCCGGAAGCCCGCGTGCTGGCGCTGTCGTCCGCACAACTGAGCGAACCCCTCGCCCATCAGTGGAATGAATGGCTCCCACCGCACGTCTGGGTACTGCCGCTGACCGGTGCCGACGGGGAAATTCACGCCCTCTGGTTCCTGGGGCGCGATGAAGCGTGGCCGACCTCTCTCGCCCCGACTACCCCCGAATTTACGCTGTTACAACTCAGCGGTTTGTACGGCTACGCCTGGTGGGCATTAACCGCCCGCCCGTCGCGTTTCAGGCAGTTCTGGCAGCGCAACACCGGACGCCGCCTCGGCTACATTTTGCTGGCGGTGCTGCTGGTGCTCTGTATTCCGGTGCGGGAATACACGTTGGTGCCTGCGGAAATTATCTCGCTACAAAGCGAAGTGATTGCCGCCCCGGATTCGGGCGTGATTAAACGCATGATGGTATTGCCGAATACCAATGTGGTGAAAGGCCAGGTGTTGGCAACGCTTGATGACACCACGCTGCATAACCGCCTGGCGGTGGCGCAGGCTGAACTGGAAACCACCGAAACCACGCTGCATCAGGCTTCGCAGCAGGCGATAGAAGATCAGCAGGCCAAGTCAGAGCTGGCGATGGCGGAAGGGAAATGGCGCGAGAAAAAGGTCGAAGTCGAATCGATAAAACGCGATCTCGATAAGTTAACCATTCGCGCGCCGGGCAACGGAGTTTTCGTCTATTCCGATCCGGACGATTGGGCCGGTCGCCCGGTACAAACCGGGGAGCGCATTGGCCTGCTGGCCGATCCCAATAATCTCGGCATACGCGCCTGGGCTCCGGTGAGTGAATCCACCAACCTGAATCATGGCGCACCGATGAAAGTGTTTTTGAAGGTCGCACCGCTGGATTCGTTTACCGCGAAGCTGGATTACGCGGGCTATCAAACGGTGGAGGCGCCAAACGGCATCGCCAGCTATCTGCTGCGCGGAACGCTGGAAGGTAAACCTGACGTAGCGCGAATTGGCTTGCAGGGTACGGCTCGTGTGACGGGCGACTGGGCGCTGCTCGGTTACCTGTTGTTGCGCCGCCCTATCGCCACCCTGCGCGCCGGGAGCGGCTGGTGA